A single window of Kitasatospora sp. HUAS MG31 DNA harbors:
- a CDS encoding aspartate aminotransferase family protein, with amino-acid sequence MTADPAQKDLSKTAYDHLWMHFTRMSSYENSPVPTIVRGEGTYVWDDKGRKYLDGLAGLFVVQAGHGREELAEAAAKQAKELAFFPVWSYAHPKAVELAERLANYAPGDLNKVFFSTGGGEAVETAWKLAKQYFKLTGKPTKYKVISRAVAYHGTPQGALSITGLPGLKAPFEPLVPGTHKAPNTNIYRAPAYLAGPDGTVDPEAYGRWCADEIEQAILFEGPETVAAVFVEPVQNAGGCFPPPPGYFQRLREICDRHDVLLVSDEVICAFGRLGTMFGADKFGYVPDMITCAKGMTSGYSPIGATIISDRIAEPFYQGDNTFLHGYTFGGHPVSSAVALANLDIFEREGLNQHVLDNESRFLATLNKLRDLPIVGDVRGNGYFYGIELVKDKVTKESFNDDEVERVLYGFLSKALFDNGLYCRADDRGDPVVQLAPPLISDQSTFDEIEQILRVSLTDAWAKI; translated from the coding sequence ATGACAGCCGACCCGGCGCAGAAGGACCTTTCCAAGACCGCCTACGACCACCTGTGGATGCACTTCACCCGCATGTCGTCGTACGAGAACTCCCCCGTGCCGACCATCGTCAGGGGCGAAGGCACCTACGTCTGGGACGACAAGGGCCGCAAGTACCTCGACGGCCTCGCCGGCCTGTTCGTCGTGCAGGCCGGGCACGGCCGTGAGGAGCTCGCCGAGGCCGCCGCCAAGCAGGCCAAGGAGCTCGCCTTCTTCCCGGTGTGGAGCTACGCCCACCCGAAGGCCGTCGAGCTCGCCGAGCGCCTGGCGAACTACGCCCCGGGCGACCTCAACAAGGTCTTCTTCTCCACCGGTGGCGGCGAGGCGGTCGAGACCGCCTGGAAGCTGGCCAAGCAGTACTTCAAGCTGACCGGCAAGCCGACCAAGTACAAGGTCATCTCGCGCGCCGTCGCCTACCACGGCACCCCCCAGGGCGCCCTCTCCATCACCGGCCTGCCGGGCCTGAAGGCCCCGTTCGAGCCGCTGGTGCCGGGCACCCACAAGGCGCCGAACACCAACATCTACCGCGCCCCGGCGTACCTGGCGGGCCCGGACGGCACCGTCGACCCCGAGGCGTACGGCCGCTGGTGCGCCGACGAGATCGAGCAGGCCATCCTCTTCGAGGGCCCCGAGACCGTCGCCGCCGTCTTCGTCGAGCCGGTGCAGAACGCCGGCGGCTGCTTCCCGCCGCCGCCCGGGTACTTCCAGCGCCTGCGCGAGATCTGCGACCGCCACGACGTGCTGCTGGTCTCGGACGAGGTCATCTGCGCCTTCGGCCGCCTGGGCACCATGTTCGGCGCCGACAAGTTCGGCTACGTGCCGGACATGATCACCTGCGCCAAGGGCATGACCTCGGGCTACTCCCCGATCGGCGCCACGATCATCTCGGACCGCATCGCCGAGCCGTTCTACCAGGGCGACAACACCTTCCTGCACGGCTACACCTTCGGCGGCCACCCGGTGTCCTCCGCGGTGGCGCTGGCCAACCTCGACATCTTCGAGCGCGAGGGCCTCAACCAGCACGTGCTGGACAACGAGTCCCGCTTCCTGGCCACCCTGAACAAGCTGCGCGACCTGCCGATCGTCGGCGACGTCCGCGGCAACGGGTACTTCTACGGCATCGAGCTGGTGAAGGACAAGGTCACCAAGGAGTCGTTCAACGACGACGAGGTGGAGCGCGTGCTCTACGGCTTCCTGTCGAAGGCGCTCTTCGACAACGGCCTGTACTGCCGTGCCGACGACCGCGGCGACCCGGTCGTGCAGCTGGCCCCGCCGCTGATCTCCGACCAGTCGACCTTCGACGAGATCGAGCAGATCCTGCGGGTCAGCCTCACCGACGCGTGGGCGAAGATCTGA